A genomic window from Levilactobacillus yonginensis includes:
- a CDS encoding ABC transporter ATP-binding protein, which yields MKQNQSAVLSVKHLQKVFFPGTPNERHVLKNVSLTIEPGDFVSVIGNNGAGKSTLLNTIAGTLTADAGDLTLAGHSVTKKSVAYRAKWLSRVFQDPKMGTAGELSVAQNLTLAQRHTHSMSLHLYRNAKQEAAYQDLLRPLQMGLEDRLTTQVKYLSGGQRQALSLLMATLSHPELLLLDEHTAALDPQTSAKVMELTQKIVETNHLTTMMITHKMSDALTYGNRLVMVQDGQVKLDVCGAEKQNLRQEELMALFAE from the coding sequence ATGAAGCAAAACCAGTCAGCAGTCTTAAGCGTCAAGCATCTCCAGAAGGTCTTCTTTCCCGGGACACCAAATGAACGGCACGTCTTAAAGAACGTGAGTCTGACGATTGAGCCGGGGGATTTTGTTTCAGTCATCGGAAATAATGGGGCTGGGAAGTCAACCCTCCTGAACACAATTGCGGGCACCTTAACAGCAGACGCTGGGGACCTCACGTTGGCTGGACACAGTGTGACCAAAAAGTCGGTGGCGTACCGGGCTAAATGGTTATCCCGTGTCTTCCAGGACCCTAAGATGGGGACGGCAGGTGAGCTGAGTGTGGCGCAGAATTTGACGCTAGCTCAGCGGCATACGCATAGTATGAGTCTGCATTTGTACCGTAACGCGAAGCAAGAGGCCGCGTACCAGGACTTATTACGGCCCTTACAAATGGGGTTGGAAGACCGACTGACGACGCAGGTGAAGTACTTATCTGGTGGGCAACGTCAGGCGTTATCCCTGTTGATGGCGACATTGAGTCATCCGGAATTACTACTGCTAGACGAACACACGGCGGCGTTAGATCCACAAACCAGTGCCAAGGTGATGGAGCTGACACAAAAGATTGTCGAAACAAATCATTTAACGACCATGATGATTACCCATAAAATGAGTGACGCATTGACCTATGGCAACCGACTCGTCATGGTGCAAGACGGGCAGGTCAAGCTAGATGTCTGTGGTGCCGAGAAGCAAAATCTCCGGCAAGAGGAGCTGATGGCACTGTTTGCTGAATAG